In Eubalaena glacialis isolate mEubGla1 chromosome 4, mEubGla1.1.hap2.+ XY, whole genome shotgun sequence, the genomic window TTCCCCCTGGACCCTGGATGGGCCTGGGTGGcaagccctgccctgcccctgtgCCCATCCTGAGTCCCGACCCCCTTCTACCTACCCACCATTGTGCAGCTGGAGGATGACATCATAGCCAAGCCCAACTACCTGAGCACCATGAAGAACTTCGCACTCCAGCAGCCCTCGGAGGACTGGATGATCCTGGAGTTCTCCCAGCTGGGCTTCATCGGTGTGccacccccctccctgccccactgaCCTGACCAAAATATCTCCATCCAGCCCacttctgcctctgtcatcatctCTCAGCCCCGCGCCCTGTTCCGAGCCCTAGTACCATGCAGTGTTGTGCTCTGAGCCTTTGCCTGGAGTGCCCGCTGCAGCCCCACCTGGCCTGTTCCTGCCTGCTCTCTGCATCGGGATGTTTGGGCTCACCATCCCATCTGCCCTCTTGTTACCTGCACCTGCCTGCAGCCAGCCAGAGGTTTTGCTGTGGGACCCTCCCCAGTGTCCCCCACAGGGATTAAGAGGAAGTAGGGCAGGGCAGAGCTGCCTACTCAGCACCCCTTTCCCTCCAATCCCACCCCCAGGGAAGATGTTCAAGTCACTGGACTTGAGCGTCATTGTGGAGTTCATCCTCATGTTCTACCGGGACAAGCCCATCGACTGGCTCCTGGACCATATTCTGTGGGTGAAGGTCTGCAATCCTGAGAAGGATGCGGTGAGCAGAGCCTGCACAGAGGCGGGAGGGGGCGGTGGAGCAAGCAGCCTCCAGTAGGGACTGTGTCGGTGACCGTGCACCTGACAGGAGGAGACTGCGCTGCTGGCTGGAGGAGTTTCTGTCTTCAGAGGTAGAGTTGAGCTGAGCCCTAGCGTGTGTCACCCTCCCTCCACAGAAGCACTGTGACCGGCAGAAGGCCAACCTGCGGATCCGCTTCAAGCCATCCCTCTTCCAGCACGTGGGCACTCACTCCTCACTGGCGGGCAAGATCCAGAAACTGAAGGTGGGCAGTGCCACACTCAAGCCTGGTTGAGTACAGCAGAGCCTGGGCTGAGGTTGGGCAAGGAGGTAGCAGGGCCCACCCTAGCACCATTGTCCCTCCTCCACTGTAGGACAAGGACTTTGGGAAGCAGGCACTGCGGAAGGAGCATGTGAACCCGCCAGCGGAAGTGAGCACAAGCCTCAAGACATACCAGCACTTCACCCTGGAGAAGGCCTACCTGCGCGAGGATTTCTTCTGGGCCTTCACGCCCGCTGCAGGGGACTTCATCCGCTTCCGCTTCTTCCAGCCACTGCGACTGGAGCGGTCAGTGCCAGCGCCCACAGGTCCaccttgggggaggggcagggtggcTACCAGGGTAGAGGCCTCACCACGAATTTCTGGACCTGCAGATTTCCCTCTGTGACCCCccgcaaattacttaaccttattttcttatctgaaaagtgGGGCTCAGAACAGTAGCCACTTTGTAAAGACTAAGTCCAACAGTGTCCACAGGAGCTCAGTGACATTGCCCATCACCATTGTCCTTACaagtaaggccctggttgccTTGCACAGTCCAACGGCTGCCCCGGGTGGTGCCCAGCCTCACCCAGTACCTCAGGGCCCACCTACTGCACTCCTGGCCCAGGCCTGGCCTTTCTCCGCTGGGTAGTGTGCCTGGGCAGTGCCCCATCCCTGCAGCAGCTCACAGGCCTGTCTGGCCACAGGTTCTTCTTCCGAAGTGGGAACATTGAGCACCCGGAGGACAAGCTCTTCAACACATCTGTGGAGGTGCTGCCCTTTGATGTGAGTGTAGTAGCAGGTGGGTGTGCACTGAGGCCTGCCCCTTCCACAGCCACTGGCTTCAGCCCCTTGATTTTGCCCCTAGAACCCCCAGTCAGACAAGGAGGCCCTGCAGGAGGGCCGTTCAGCCACTCTCCAGTACCCTCGGAGCTCTGATGGCTACCTCCAGATCGGTGAGTGAGGGGCAGTCAAGTGGAGGTGAGAGGAGAGGCAGGAGTCTTGGGGCAACCTCTCATTGCTGCCCTCCCCCAGGCTCTTTCTACAAGGGTGTGGCACAGGGAGAAGTGGACCCAGCCTTTGGCCCCCTGGAAGCACTGCGCCTCTCCATCCAGACAGACTCGCCGGTGTGGGTCATTCTG contains:
- the MGAT4B gene encoding alpha-1,3-mannosyl-glycoprotein 4-beta-N-acetylglucosaminyltransferase B isoform X1: MRLRNGAFLTLLLFCLCAFLSLSWYAALSGQKGDVVDVYQREFLALRDRLHAAEQESLKRSKELNLVLDEIKRAVSERQALRDGDSNRTWGRLTEDPRLKPWNVSHKHVLHLPTVFHHLPHLLAKESSLQPAVRVGQGRTGVSVVMGIPSVRREVHSYLTDTLHSLISELSPQEKEDSVIVVLIAETDPQYTSLVTENIKALFPTEIHSGLLEVISPSPHFYPDFSRLRESFGDPKERVRWRTKQNLDYCFLMMYAQSKGIYYVQLEDDIIAKPNYLSTMKNFALQQPSEDWMILEFSQLGFIGKMFKSLDLSVIVEFILMFYRDKPIDWLLDHILWVKVCNPEKDAKHCDRQKANLRIRFKPSLFQHVGTHSSLAGKIQKLKDKDFGKQALRKEHVNPPAEVSTSLKTYQHFTLEKAYLREDFFWAFTPAAGDFIRFRFFQPLRLERFFFRSGNIEHPEDKLFNTSVEVLPFDNPQSDKEALQEGRSATLQYPRSSDGYLQIGSFYKGVAQGEVDPAFGPLEALRLSIQTDSPVWVILSEIFLKKAD
- the MGAT4B gene encoding alpha-1,3-mannosyl-glycoprotein 4-beta-N-acetylglucosaminyltransferase B isoform X2, encoding MRLRNGAFLTLLLFCLCAFLSLSWYAALSGQKGDVVDVYQREFLALRDRLHAAEQESLKRSKELNLVLDEIKRAVSERQALRDGDSNRTWGRLTEDPRLKPWNVSHKHVLHLPTVFHHLPHLLAKESSLQPAVRVGQGRTGELSPQEKEDSVIVVLIAETDPQYTSLVTENIKALFPTEIHSGLLEVISPSPHFYPDFSRLRESFGDPKERVRWRTKQNLDYCFLMMYAQSKGIYYVQLEDDIIAKPNYLSTMKNFALQQPSEDWMILEFSQLGFIGKMFKSLDLSVIVEFILMFYRDKPIDWLLDHILWVKVCNPEKDAKHCDRQKANLRIRFKPSLFQHVGTHSSLAGKIQKLKDKDFGKQALRKEHVNPPAEVSTSLKTYQHFTLEKAYLREDFFWAFTPAAGDFIRFRFFQPLRLERFFFRSGNIEHPEDKLFNTSVEVLPFDNPQSDKEALQEGRSATLQYPRSSDGYLQIGSFYKGVAQGEVDPAFGPLEALRLSIQTDSPVWVILSEIFLKKAD